The Alosa alosa isolate M-15738 ecotype Scorff River chromosome 11, AALO_Geno_1.1, whole genome shotgun sequence sequence GGGACATAGGCCATGCAAGACAAGAACTGGAAACATTGTAGTTTGTTGACTCTTCATGTTCCACAAATGCATTGTTAATGTACACAGTATTGCACCACCAACCCAGAAGTTAACTACAGGATGTTCACACTGCTCATATGGCGGAGGACTGAATTATCAGAATTGCAATAATTGTACAATCACTTAACAAATTTGCAATCAACAAAATGCCAAGGGTTAGGTGGATGCATGCTGATTTTAAATCTTTATAATTTGAATTACAGTATGAATGTGAAGCCAAATAAAAGGGAAAATTCTTTAAAATTATCTAATTGTATTCAGTGAATTGAATTGGTCATCTCTCATCTGCATTTTATAAAGTGGACTTGTAGGACCACTCTCAGCCTTTTACAGTTACCAACTTACAGTTGTTTTCAGTCACTGCACACTATGATTTGGTACTCAGGATCTACCATAATAAAAGATATTTGATATGAGAGAATAAACGTTTCATTACAATATCAAAGGATAGACAGAACTACACTGCTGAACTAAAACAGGCACACACTGTTAATATTGAATTGGACTGCCTTgctcaaacacatgcatgcatgctgaAATCAACCTGAATGACTGATCAACGCCAGAAATGTAGATTCAGTCTCATAGGTGTATGTGGGAAGGTATATTAAAGGGGAACTCAAAGTATTCTTTGGGTACTCATGTGGAAAAGTTAATCTTCCTTAAATGTATAGAAGACAGCTGCATCAGGAAACAGATGATACAACTGGTGTTGTACCAGTATAATTAACCAGtataacaaatacaaacaatCAAACTATAGTTACTTTGAATATTGCTGAGGCAGtggttttatttaaaatattcatatactgtacattcaatTTGTAAAATGGAATAGTGACAGACTCCTTCATAGAGATAGAATGAGGACAGGAATGACTAAATGTAGAACTGCACCACTCTGAGCTAAAAACGCCCAAAATAAACTGAATCCAACTATGCTAAGCATGATGGATTTACTTGTGCTAGATATCTGTTATGACATTAAGCTTACTTAAAGTCCAGTAAACAGTCATGCATAAACCCTGACATGTCACTTGAAGCACCAgaaaaaaatactttcacaATTTATATCTTTCAGACAAGATATTACAAAACCAACAGttatatcaacagcatttgtctCCCACAACTGTCTTTGTAAATCAAAAAGCAGTGTTATTATTGATGTGCCAATATTTACAAAGTTGCCACAGAGGCTGAATTTAAGACAGTAATTCAGAATGATGGAAGCTGATACAGTGGGGAAAAATGCAACATTTAAACTgataaacagtgttttatatacaATATTAAAATAATCTGCAGACTTATGCATATAAAATGAATCAATCCAAATAATATACATATTCTGTATATACAATAACACATGTATTTACATAAGTTAATCTATAATAAATTTACCATTATATCTGTGCAAGTTTTACTCtatagtaaaaaaataatttgtcacAATTTTAGTGATCAACTGCATCAATATCTTTGGGTTGCAGAATATCACTGCTCCATTTTGTCTTGTCAGTCTGACTGCATGCAGTTCAATCAAAGTCTAAAAAAATCTCACAATGCCACacggtatagaccctttcaacaataaaaacaaaaacaatgcttgaacgttctatttggttcccaatctacttcctctgcattaagataacatatggaatgttaaaacggaagccttgtggggccaactatgatgctgataatggaactctcttgaaagggtctatagcgcAGCTACAATATCTTATTAATGGGGTCAATCATGTGAGCTGAAGTCATTCTGTCAAAAACAATTATCACTGGGCACATAATTTCTGTTGGCAAAATGGGATGGGCTGGTCCTGACTTTAAGTAGTGGGGAGCCTGCACTCCTTGATAAATTATACTGCAGGTGCAGCTATTTCGCACGACTGACGTTTCGGTCAGTCAGACCACTCATAAGAGTGATGAAGGTCTATGAGTGATGAAGGTCTGATAAAGATCTGACTGATCAAAACGTCAGCTCATCAATAAACCAACCCAACTCATAAAGTAAGCAGTGTTGcactttcctttttttgttattttgaagCTGGTCCTAGTTTGAACAGGACTTTGCCAGTGTTACAAGAGCCAAAATGTATCTTTTACTTCATCCATAGCTCCGCAACACGATTTAGGTTGTGATTAACAAACACTGAATACAGGAAACACTGACATACAATGACTtaagtgtaagtatatatactcttttgaccccgtgagggaaatttggtctctgcatttatcccaatccgtgaattagtgaaacacactgcaaacagtgaacacacagtgaggtgaagcacacactaatcccggcgcagtgagctgcctgcaacaacagcggtgctcggggaacTTGGCCATTTTACAAGAAGTAAGgatcattgttattgttttgtgtgttttcaatATTTCATTGTTCACACCGTTAACCTAGTAGTGGGAACATTTTTAAGTAGCTGAAAAGGTGCAGTTGTTGCCACAGTATTAAAGCTAGAGATGCAGTTGTACAACAGATTTGTGCATGAATGTTACAAAATCTTTTGGAATGAGCAAAATCCAGCAAAACAAGTTTCTCCTTTAAAGATGGTCTGAGGATACGGCTATACATCCACATGCAGAATGTAAATACAATTGAACAGACTCATGGATTTAATGTATGCCTAGTTGGTTCATCTCACTTATAATTTAAACGTTTGCAAGTAACTTTCATTCTCTCAATATCCTGTcacaaaaaacagaaaagataACAGTAGACCTGATGCAGGCAACAGCCATGACACTAGAGACCAAAAACTGCATATGGCTGACAATTTACTTAGGAGATGGGAACATTCATGGAGGACCTGCGCGTGTCAGCTGTCGCAAATGTCTGCTGTAGGTGGAGGCATGTAGCAGAGGTAGCTGATGATGCGGTTTGGCAGGTCCAGTTGAGCTGCCACCTGCAGCGCTCTCCTGCCCAGCACCATTCTGAGGGCCAGCCGGGACAGCTGCTGCAGGCTCAGAGGGGTTCCTGGGcaacaacaacataatggcaGTAAAGATTTAAACAACACAATTATATCCCTGTTCAGAAATATTATGGCAgtaaagatttttaaaaaaaaacaacaaaaaaaaaaacatctggtCAAGGGTCAAATTGTAAGACTGATTTGTTGGTGTGTGAATGCAGTTAAGTGTGCGCACAATAAATTAAAGCATTGTTTTCTagatgaaaatgtgaaaaaaaaataattttttcttCCGAGAATATCatgatgtttgtttatgttttatattttacattattatctgaagcttttgtccaaaacaaggtacattatattttaaccaaggaccaaaccaaacaaaccagagaggtagctcacccctcccttcaatATTCCCAGAGAAACAGGGTTTCGTTTCTGCTTGGGGGGCAGGCTGCCCCAACTTTCTTTTCCAGTTGTCGgcgcctgggctgcctacagagaccttttttacagtgtactcacagaaAGGGCAGCAAGTGAATCATAAGGAGATGATTGctaaatgtgacaaaaaaaaaaaaaaaaaaaaatgtatggacTTGAAATTGCATACGATTGTTGACTGCACCTTCATATTATGTGTTCTAGAATCAGGAATCGAGTGTCATCCGTGTAATTTGAGAACAACTAAACCTTGTTTGCATGGAAGAAGTCAGATCTTTCACTGCAACTCATAAAAAAATGGGAACGAAAAGGAGCATGTTCCATTTATATTTTTGTCTACAACCCTAGTCAAATctacaaataataaaaacacagaACATTGTAAAAAATGATGTTTAATTTATTAATCCTCATATTCAGTCACAGTTCCACAAAAACAACCTATTAATGGCTGTTTGTCGCTTGTCTCAGTAGCGTATTAGTATTAGTGTATAAGTATTAGTGTATAAGAAGTGTTTTCAGTTTGAGTAAAGGGTGAGACTTACCTTCATAAAATCCCAGGGATAGTGCCGATGGGGACCCAGGAGTAGTGTATTGTAGGGGTGTCTTCCCAAGATTGTCTCTGGCAAACACATTTGCTCCAAACTCCACCAACAGCTCTATGAGATCCACATTCTCCAGTTTTGCAGCATGGTGGAGTGCAGTCTCATGTAGTTTAGCAGCATTCACATTCGCCCCTTTGGGAAAAGAGGAAGATGTGACACCACATAGAGTGTGGAAGTGTCCATTTTATATGCAGTGCATTAGCATTTTTGCATGTTCCGGTGCCAATCCCTATGTGACAATGAATAGGGTTTCATGAAATCCTCAAAATGATGTCCCTGGTAGTTAATTAACTGCCTGAGACACCCCACATTCCATTATTTTTTCAATAAAATGCATATATGTTGTCTCTGACTGTTGCTATGCCTCTGCTACCAGCAAAAAAACAGGGAACTACAAAGCATGTCACTTGGCTAATGCATTAGTAGGTGAGCAGGAGCTAAGCAGAGTTAGTTTTACCCAATGAGGAATGAGGATCTCACATATTCTCACAACAACTTACAAAATACATTGTAGTCATTGACAACTGTCAGTAGTATAACTGAAAACAGATAAAATGtacatataataatatttttaggAACCTTCCTCTGACAATGAAGCGAACACAATAGTTAAAAAAATCCCAAACCTGCATTCAGCAGTACTTTTGCACAGTCTTTGTGCTGCCTTGCACATGCCACATGCAAAGGGGTCCCATAATGGCAGTCATGAGCTTCCATTGATGCCCCTTCGGAGATCATGAGCTTCACGCATTCAGAATTGCCTGGTGTATAGATATGCAATGTTAAGACTTTCAAGGCTATAGTTTAAAACCAAAATAATATTGTACAGTGAGTGTGATTAGTTTATATCTTTTTATTCACTGTAACTAGTTAAGTGCAGCACTTTGAAAGTGTACTTGTGTCATTTTGCACATTTAAGCCACATGTGGGAAAGACAGGTGTGGTTAGGCCCATCTCCCCTTCACATAACCATTTTCAATTCAACTTCATTTGGATGTTATGATGTTACAAAACTATACCTTAAATTCTGTTCACACCCACATAATGTCTCTTTCATAGAACACATTGCCAAAGGCTTGAGCTAGGCTCATTTAACAGCCTGGAGTTCCattcacatgtcattttatTTGTTCTGTCATATCACTGGCTAGCACAAGACTGGCTGGTGATGCGTGTGCAGAGTGTATCTTTACAAGTATGACACACTACCTCCCATGCAGGCCTCATGCAAGGGAGAGAAGGTGAAGCGAGGAGGGTTAACCATGGCTCCATGCTCCAGCAGCAGTTTTACACACTCCAGACTCCCAGCAGCACAGGCATCACAAAGGGGGGTGCTGCCATCAATGTTCCTTGCGTCAACCTGTAGGCAAAAACACAAGTGTCAGACGCTAAAAGAGTGGAGCAGATTTACTCCGTTGATTATACTCTGTAATTTTTGTTTCAACATCACCATTCATCACAACTACTGTGTACATTGGTCATTCCAGTCCTTAAAAAATGTCCTTTCTAAAAGACTGTAGTGTAGAGGTGTACAGACATATATAACAATTCTACAGGTGCTGGATACTAGTAACAAGTAAAAAAACACTGCCTCTAAGacacctgacgaagacctgagtggccgaaaccatagatattagaaagctagataccacattgggctccagaacgtacgtaaatagcaacgccatcttggtgggggcagcGATCACTGGAGGTCAATGGAGGAGCATGtgactgactggaaatcagacaggtgtctgtgATTACCTGCAaatgttgcccatagacaaAATAAAGGTGCTGCCCCCACCAATATGGTGGCCACGTTTAAAATGCCACCTAATACAACTCGACAGTCAATGTGGtgtctagctttctaatatctatagTCGTAACGTTGTGTAACCTACCATTAAACTGGGAGCTTTAGAAGCAGTGTggatatcttttcttttttactcttTCTAAAAGACTACCTTTTTCCAGCTCTCTCAGCCTTAGAAACACTTTACTTTTGACAGCTGAGGACTGATATTCATGTGAAAGAGTTCTGTTTCTGTTACTCAGATGTATATTTATCACCATAAGTGAATCTGTTGTCTTACATGTGCCCCAGCATCCAGCAATAGACGGACACACTGGCTGTGGCCTTGAATGCAGGCTTCATGTAGAGGGGTGATGGAGTCCATTACCACAATATTTACAGATGCACCACCTTGGATCAGCTGCTGCAACTGTCTGACTTGACCCTGTGCTGCTGCTTCGTGCACAGCTGATCGATCAGTCCAAAATCCCAATCCATGCGCTGCAAACACATTGCAATAGGTTGAGCAGCAGTTGTTTTAGGTACCAGTTCTTCACATTACTTTCAGCTGTCAGCCTGCTTTTGAAACTTTCCTGCAACTTCAATTGCTTGATACTGCAGCTACACTCATCAGTCCAGAACCAAACAAAGCAGATGCAAAACTGCAACTCTATTTTATTGCAACTCTATTCGATATCAACCGTATGTTGCT is a genomic window containing:
- the asb13b gene encoding ankyrin repeat and SOCS box protein 13 translates to MEITRSRPSLFSEIAHGLGFWTDRSAVHEAAAQGQVRQLQQLIQGGASVNIVVMDSITPLHEACIQGHSQCVRLLLDAGAHVDARNIDGSTPLCDACAAGSLECVKLLLEHGAMVNPPRFTFSPLHEACMGGNSECVKLMISEGASMEAHDCHYGTPLHVACARQHKDCAKVLLNAGANVNAAKLHETALHHAAKLENVDLIELLVEFGANVFARDNLGKTPLQYTTPGSPSALSLGFYEGTPLSLQQLSRLALRMVLGRRALQVAAQLDLPNRIISYLCYMPPPTADICDS